ctatttattgtatgtatttctattcattgtattgtggtgttgttgtattattttgttattgttatattactgtattgaatccctgttggaAGGGCCTCCGTATATGGGCATCTGCTAGGTGGAgctgacaccctgtgagctcacttcctatggaggcggtcacatgttgtgacatcacttcctactgggtctttaataaaactgcctgtgagggcGTCGGCAAACCAGTGATGACTGGGACGGTGACTTGATAACAAGCTGATGGGTGATGGTGTCTTTTTggatgaatggtgagtgaacctATTTAGTTTAAACATGGGTTATTTCATTAAGATTGAgtatgtgctttttagcacagggCAGAATGGCGGTATGCTCTGCGTACAGTGTAGGTGTAGGTACAGTGtaggtgtaggcaagttacgtcggcggggtgaagcctgtttttaggcgcatcttagtttgtgggtctggcgcacagatatgacggcgcacatttgcacttacgtcggcgtaacttgttatacatcggcgtaagtgctttgtaaatctgggcctttgtacagtattcacaaagcacttgctccctaagttacgtcggcgtagcgtaaatgggccggcgtaagcccgcctaattcaaagtaggcaggtagtgggcgtgttgtatttaaatgaatcgtgaccccatgtaaatgaagcgccgatcgaacggcgcatgctcagaatcacgtcaaatttacgccgtaagatacgacggctcaatggcaacaacgtgaacgtaacctacgcccagccccattcacgtacgacttacctaAACGACGTAACATACGACGATGTTCCcgtgcccataccttaacatgacttatccctgctttatgaggggtaaagttacgccggacgtacgccttatgtaaacggcgtagcttacttgcgacgggcgcaagtacgttcgtgaatcggcgtatctaggtcatttacatatttgacgtgtaaatcaacggaagcacccctagcggccagcgtaaatatgcacccaagatgcgacggcgtaggagacttacgttggtcgtatccagccaaaattcaggcgtatcttagatgctgaatatggcgcatagatacgacggcgcatcctagaacttacgcggcgtataaacagatacgtcggtgtaagttctttgtgaatctgggcctttgtgtttaTTAGCAGTTATTGGCACTGAAGAGAAGAAACCACCCAAAAGGAGATTGGCTTGGGTTAGGAGAGTCAACGTTTGCCATAATTCCAATCAGTTGTGATTATCGAGTCAGTGAATGAGAGGGATCCAAGGGAGGTGCTCTTTACTGAGGGACATGGGGTGCAGGGGATTATGGGACACAAACACTCCCCCTTTGTGTCAtggactgggatcaggagggagaGCCATTCCAGGAGATGACAGAAGTGTCCGTGTGGAGATGTAGGGATTACAGAGGTACTCAGTGCACACTGGAACCCCAGGATGACACAGAATGCTCTGGGGTCACTTAGGGGGCTCTGGGGTGCACTAGGATTCATAGCATTCACAGGAGGTCCCTGGAGACATAGGagccacaggggtcactggagatgcAGGATTCACAGGAGCTACAGAGGTCTTAAAGTcttaaagtggacagagtaggtaatagttggacagattggagtagggagttccataggatgggagaggcttgggagaagccctggaggtgagcatgggaggagatgacGAGAggactagagagcaggaggtctcagGAGTAATGAAGAAAACAATTAGGTTAGTATTTTGAGACtagccacttgcttaccgggcacttaaacccccctcctgcccagaccaattttcagctttcggcgctctcactctttgaatgacaattacgcggtcatacaacactgtatccaaattacatttgtatcattttttcccacaaatttctttttgtggtatttgatcaaatttttttattttttaaaacattttttatattttgttgtacaattttgcaaacaggtagacatcaacacaatttctatCCGCTCCACACGTGTTAACATGTCAATggctgtaaacaaagagaaacttgtaaataactcatgaaagaataaagttacattaaaaccaagcataccattgtttttcttgtgaatcTCTGAAtacgtttgatgtgtcacatgaccctcttcctattgaaaaaacaaaagttggattcaaaatggccgacttcaaaatggccaccatccatcttgaaaagtttcccccctcacatatactaatgtgccacaaacaggaagttaatatcaccaaccattcccattttattaaggtatatccatataaatggcccaccctgtactattctttacaccaggggtctcaaactggcggccctccagttgttgcgcaactacaagtcccatcatgcctctgcctatggaagttgatgacatcaccacgttcttgccattcaaaaggatggcggttcttttgaatggccagctgtatgcacggcttggcaagccaagcttgccaggaatcccgtcaggaaaaccgacgtttttttcctgacgggattgcaggccgtgtgtacagggctttagaatgcAGTATAGAAGAAAGCAAATAATACGAGGTATAAGATCAGACACACTATTTGCTGCCCATGGCCGTATCACGAGTCGGGGGTCTGTTTCTTAACTTGGGGTTCCCCTGGATTGAGATGGCAGCTTGAACAGAAGGATAACTTAAAAGGATTGTAAACAACATGATTTTAGCGATGATTCCTGTGCTCACGGTGAAGAAGAGACCGTAACAGATAGCCAGATACAGAGCCAAGCAAAGGCAGACCTGGAGGATCATGGTCCTGACGGCTCGGAGGTGACCCTCTAGTTGTGGAGATGAGCTGAACTGAGATGAATGGTGACGGATCTGGTGGACATGACTCAGGAGGGACCTCACACTGAGCCCAATGCAGAGGAAGATCAGAAGGAACGGGAGAAGAGAACTAAGAACCATATAGAGAGGGATGTATCGGACATCCATATGAATACCCGGAAGTGTACGATTCATGCCAGAGGGATCTTTGATTATTTTGTGACGTAAATGTAAGGTCCAAAGAAGTGGAAGAGATATGAAGAACAATCCCACGAAGGAGACGATGAGGATCTGGGTGATAGAAGAGGACAATCTTCTCTGTAACTGAAGGAAAATGCGGTGGGAACATTTGACCAGTTTCAGGCAGTAATAGAGGGAAAGCCAAGCCGTGTTCCAGAGGTTCTCATTCAtcagaaaaatatgaaaaacaaagACATAAATATTAAGTCCTCTTTCATGTGGCAAATGAGACCCAAAGTAGAAATTCAGACCTTCGAAGGAGAAAGAACATTGGTGGGCGATCCCGGTGAGAGCCAACAAGAGGACGATTCTGTCGGACACATTGAAcccttttttcctcctccattcccGAACATACACAGCGACTATGTAGGAATTCAGAGTCAGACCTGACACCATGTTGAAGAAAATTAAGACAAGTCTAATTATATCGGAGACCAGCCACATTCTTGCCGTGTTGGTTGTCGGAGAGGTTGGGTTGTCAGACTGTGCAGATCAGTGTCAATGGATGAAATAAATGATTATACTGATCTAgcgcagagagagagatgaagagaCGAGACATGCAAATCACCATCATATTTCATTACATGGTTACCTGTGTGTTGTATAGTGATATAACTCTAATACAAGATCCGGGAAACCTCTAACTGGgacagtctaaggcctcgtacagacgagaggatatccgctggaaacagtccgccggaccgtttccagcggataaatcctctggcggatttggatctgatggctatacacaccatcagatcaaaatcccagcggaatacatccgcagtgatgtggccgtgccgtcgccgcgacgatgacgcggcgacgtgcgcgaccctggaaggtaaatacttccacgcatgcgtcgaatcaatacgatgcatgcgagggatgggagcggacggacttatccggtgagtctgtacagacgaccggataagtccgagggactggattccagcggatagatttcttagcatgctaagaaatttttatctgctgggaatccgtcagctggatttttatccgctgggaaatgtccgctaggccgtacacacgaccggatctatccgctggaactgatccgcggataaatcccaacggatagatccggtcgtgtgtacggggcctgagaattattggcagacaggattttttttcacGTAGACTTTATCTCAATGTTTTATGATATTGTCATTGTTCTGGAATGAATTCTGTAGAGGTGGGTTCCCTATAACCTGCCTAATGTGCActttaattttccattttccaaAAAGTCGTGTTCTGGAGTTTTCATGTTGTGACATCGGCCAGATTCTGTTGGGACCTCTAGAGTGTTATGTTAGAGGTACAGCAGAGAATAATGTTTGTAATTTCACCATTTCCCAAAGAGTTGGCAATCAGTGGGTTGGTCAGTCTTTGAATAACATGCTGGACAAGCTTCTGGAAGGGTCTACTTGGAGTTTGGGGATCTAATCTGAGCCTGGACCTTGTGGTGGTTCCAAGCCCTCTGGGCCTCAAGTCTTAGTTGTTCTACCAGATTAAAAACCTAATCCATGCGGTTTCTGTTGTGGGACAATAGAGCCGGGGACAAAGAAATTACACTAGACTCTCCACTGGTCTTTGCTGAACTTGTGTACCTGGTGCTGAAGAACTACTGCTTGCTAGAAGCTACTTTAGCCTTCTGGGTCTATATGAAGTCTGAGAATCCACCCTGGGACTGTCATCTAGAGCAATATTGCTGACTGGGTATTTCACCAACTCTCCATGTTGTTTTATAGATAAACTATACTGAGAACCCATCACCATCACACATATAGAACCAGAACCctcctcattacatcagggtacccagagAGACCCCCTTCCtaacatcaggatccccagagagcccccctccctacattaaggtccccagagagccccttccatacatcagggtccccagagagccccttccatacatcagggtcctcagagagcccccactccctacattagggtccctagagagcccctttcttacatcagagttgccagagagcctcctcttacatcagagttgccagagagcctcctcttacatcagggtccccagagagccccttccttatatcagggtccccagagagcctccctcttacatcagggtccccagagagccctcttCCTTACataagtgtccccagagagccccttccttacatcagggtccctagagagccccttccttacattagggtccccagagaaacCCCTtctgtacatcagggtccccagagtacCCCTTCCTTACTTCAGGGTCCTGAAAGATCTGTACTACTCTGGAtgacaagcgccttgaggcgattaagttcgcatttgctgcgctatacaagttactcactcactcactcactcagggtCGCCAGAAAaccttcccttacatcaggttccccagagagccttcccttacatcagggtccccagagagcccccatccctacattagggtccccagagagccccttccttacatcagagttcacagagagcctcctcttacatcagggtccccacagaGCCCcttccttatatcagggtccccagagagcctcccccttacatcatggtccccagagagccctcttTCTTACataagtgtccccagagagccccttccttacatcaaggtccccagagaaaCCCCTtctgtacatcagggtccccagagaacctaTTTCTTTCTTCAGGGTCGCCAGAAAACCTTCCCTTATAttaaggtccccagagagccttcccttaaatcagggtccccagagagcccccctccctacattaaggtccccagagagccccttccttacatcagggtccacagagaaccccttccttacatcagggtccacagagaaccacttccttacatcagggtccacagagagcctccccttgtctgcagcaattaaaaaaaaacttctgctcaGCTGGGGGCCAGGGGAAGCAACAGGACTGTTAAACCCCTCAGCTCAAGTTCTTAATGCTTGTGGTGATCCAGACCTCACTGTGGCTCCGGGCTCCGGGCTCCGGGCTCCATCTGCTCAGCTGGTGGCCGGGGGAGGAACATGACTAGTTAATGTTATCAGGCACAAGTTCTCATCTATATTCAGCAGTTCCGACAATTTTATCATTGTCCTGACGTCCACTTCTATACCAATTTGCTGGGCGATGTAATTGTCGTGAACCGCAAACACAAGGATTTCTCTGCCAGGACCATTTGATGATTTTTGGGCTTAGCCCTCCAGGAGTAATTTTGGCCTTTTCACAAACCAATAGAACTGATCTGAAAATTATCTTTTATTGAAGGTGAAAAAAATCTGATATCCACCAACAACTAGTACCTGGAAGACAGAGGTCTGTGTAAagggaaaaggggaaggaggaACGGAATGCAGTATagaagaaaacaaataataaaagagATATAAGATACATCTAGGAACTGGCTACAGATAGGCagacactcagggccagattcacgtaggtcgcCGCATCGTTAAagcagcgtagcgtatcctatttacgctacgccgccttaagtcagagaggcaagtgctgtattctcaaagcacttgcctcctaagttacggcggcgtagcgaaaatggggccggcgtaagcgtgcgtaattaaaatgaggatgaggggggtgtgttttatttaaatgagtggtgacccgacgtgattgacgttttttacgaacggcgcatgcgccgtccgtgtacatttcccagtgtgcattgcggcaaagtacgccgcaaggacatattggtttccatgtgaacgtaaattatgtccagccccattcacgaacgacttacgcaaacaatgtaaaatttcaaaatttcaacgtgggaacgatggccatactttacattggctacgccacctagggggcagctttatctttacgccggcatacctcttacggaaacggcgtatctttactgcgacgggcaagcgtacgttcgtgaatcggcatatttactcatttgcatattctatgccgaacttaatggaagcgccacctagcggccagcggaaatattgcaccctaagatacgacaggccgtcgtatcttaggtaggtttaagtgtatctcagtttgagaatacactaaggcctcgtacagacgaccgaacatgtctgctgaaactggtccgctgaccagtttcagcagacatgttcggtcgtgtgtacggccgaccggacaggtttccagcggacatttaaccacccgaccgttttcgagcggacacatgtttcttagcatgctaagaaacatgtccgctggaatcctgtccgtcggacatgttcggtcgtctgtacagactcaccatacatgtccgagcggccgccatcactcgcatgcgtcgaattactatgacgcatgcgtggaagcattgaccttccagcgtcgcgcacgtcgccgtgtcatcgtcgcggcgacggcgcggacacatcaccgcgctgtctgtccgcgcggatttctgtctgatggtgtgtacaaccatcagacagaaatctccgaggggacatgtccgctgaaaacggtccggtggaccgttttcagcggactgtcccctcgtctgtacgaggccttaaacatacgacgggcttagattacgagttacgtcggcgtatctactgatacgccggcgtaactctttgtgaatctggccctctatgtgcTGCAAATGGGCGTATCACGAGTCGGGGGTCTGTTTCTTAACTTAGGGTTCCCCTGGATTGAGATGGCAGCTTGAAAAGAAGGGTAACATGTAATGATTGTAAAAGACACGACTTTAGCAACGGTTCCTATCTCGATGGGAAACAGGAGATCATCATACAAAGTCAGATACAGAGCCAAGCAAAGGCAGACCTGGAGGATCATGGTCCTGACGGCTCGGAGGTGACCCTCTAGTTGTGGAGATGAGCTGAACTGAGATGAATGGTGACGGATCTGGTGGACATGACTCAGGAGAGACCTCACACTGAGCCCAATGCAGAGGAAGATCAGAAGAAACGGGAGAAGAGAACCAAGAACCATATAGAGGGGAACGTATCGGACATCCATGTCAATAACCGGATGTGTATGATTCATTCCAGAGGGATCTTTGATTATTTTGTAATGTAAATGTAAAGTCCAAGGAAGGGGAAGAGATATGAAGAACAATCCTACCAAGGAGACGATGAGGATCTGGGTGATAGAAGAGGACAATCTTCTCTGTAACGGAAGGAAAATGCGGTGGGAACATTTGACCAGTTTCAGGCAGTAATAGAGGGAAAGCCAAGCCGTGTTCCAGAGGTTCCCATTCATCAGAAAGAtgttaaaaacaacaatataaattTGAAGTGATTTGCCCGGTGATGAGTGAGACTCAAAGTAAAATTTCAGAACTTCGATGGTGAAAGTGATTTGGTAGACGATCCCGGTGAGAGCCAACAAGAGGACGATTCTGTCCGGCACATTGAAgccttttttcctcctccattcccGGACATACACAGCGACTATGTAGGAATTTAGAGTCACTCCTGGCACCAAGTTGAAGAAAACGGGGACAAGTCTAATTATATCGGAGACCAGCCACATTCTTGCCGTGTTGGTTGTCGGAGAGGTTGGGTTGTCAGGCTGTGCAGATCAGTGTCAATGGATGAAATAAATGATTACACGGATCTAGtgcagagagagaggaagagacatgCAAATCACCATCGTATTTGATTTCATGGCCGCCTGAGTTTGTATAGTGAGATAAATGGAATACGAAGTCAGAGAGGGTTTGTAAGCAGGTGATTCCAAGAGGGGTTCAAAGTGTTAAAAAGTTTCTTCTGCTGTGTTCATGTTCTGAGGTTAATCAGGTCAACTATGTACCTGTGCGTGATGtgctaaccacttccctaccgggcctattctggcactcctctccgtcatgtaaaaatcataatttttttgctagaaaattactcagaacccccaaacattatatatattttttagcagacaccctagtgaATAAAATGGCGGTAATTTCAAATTGTTatctgtatttgcgcaataatttttcaaagaacttttttcttttggaaaaaaaaacggttttaatgaattaaaaaataacaaagcagtaaagttagcccaatttttttgtataatgtgaaagctgATGTTAcaccgaataaatagatacccaacatgtcacgctttaaaatgactcatggaatggcgccaaacttcaggtacttaaaaatctccgtaggcgacgctggggcctccgacagtcatagagatgactggtgaccatctggtccccggaaatctctatcgtcgtCAAGCGgcggatggcggcggggggaagccgtgacttttaaaaaatggacacccgagaccgacaggtacactgactcgagtataagccgagggggctgaaaaacttgtcttatactagagtatatatggtaaataaaaaaatgtgagattattgttattattttttttacacaaaattggcaatgaataagatatttctaaccaACAGCAGAGGCATCCTTAGAACTGCACCCCAAAACgcattctactactcctcctttgTATGAGAATATCACATATGTCACAAcctagccacatagagaggcccaaaatcCAAAGAGCTCCTTTGGGCCATCTAGGGCCAGAAATTATGCATTTAACCGCTTGCCTACCTGACACCTCTCTTACGTGTAAAAatgttttgctaaaaaattacccaGAGCCCCCAATCCAGATCTCCTCTAGTGAGcccgtcaaaagtgtccgccacaatgtcacagtcccgatacAAAACGCAgattgcagccattactagtaaaaaaataataataataaaaatgccataaatctaccccctattttgttgggcactataacttttgtgcaaaccaatcaatatacacttgcgATTGCGATttctattaccaaaaatatgtaggagaaaaaaaatatttctctcgctctaccgatcgcggcaattcctcacatgtgtggtttgaacactgttttcatatgtgggcgtgacttacatatgcgttcgcttctgcgcgacgggccgggacggggtgcttttttttaattatttactttttattttttacttttattttttatttttacactgtgcctttaaaaaaaataattggctcacttttattcctattacaaggaatgtaaacatcccatgtaatagaaaaaaaagcatgacaggtcctcttatatatgagatctgggggtcaaaaagatctcacatgtgtcatatttacactaaaatgcaataaaaaaatgaaatgtcattcttttttacaaaaaaattcccctttaagaccattgaGTGGaagtttgacgttgcttccgccatcCAATGGTGTAGAGCCCAAGCGGGGGCCATCTTTCTCTCACTTGGCTCCATGTCTGTCAGTAAAGAGGACCTGAtcgtctccgccgctaccgacagcaAACGGTAAGCGGCAGGGAGACGCTTGGAgcctggcgggagggggggcccctctcctgataaaagtgatcttgcgccaAATCTGCCGTAGAGACCACTTTTCTCTAAAACCTGACCGCCGGctaaagaagaggataccggggtgaTGACAGTTGGCtcctaccataacaacggtattcctcttcaaatagTCACCGTATAATGACAGcgggcggttggcaagtggttaaagtcattaAATATTACAATCAGGGACGTCTTTaacattgattggaccctgggctaacattttcttgggccccccccctccagaaTCTACTTATCAACTATTTGCGGGCAcgtgggcaaaaggggcagctgctttgggacaaaggggcagctgctttgggccccacaacaaagaCTGGGCCCGGGGCAGCAGTCCTTTTTGCAATGCATTGAAGACGGGCCTGATTACGATGTGCATTTTTGgtggaaaaaaagacacaattacatacaataaaataaatgttcaatatttatttttattataaagagAATTAACACACAATGAATATTTTGGAGAGTTACAGCAGTAAAAGCTTCACACCGCCACCATTAGATAACCAGAAGAGAaaacacacagcccctccccccaaatgcataatggtaataataacaaaaattacacactttatgcaaaaaaaaataaaaaaacaacaaccaatATACCTCTTACCTCTTATATTGAGAGGTCCTTACCTCTTTGTTTTCATACTTTGGATACATGTTTGAAATTTCCaagttgttacatagttacatagttagtcaggttgaaaaaagacaagaaaagtccatccagttcaaccataagaaaaaatatatatatcatacaatcccatatacacaattctatacccacagttgatccagaggaaggcaaaaaaaaaaatgccagcagagcatgagatccaatttgctacagctggggaaaaaattccttcctgatcccccgagaggcaatcggattttccccagatcaaccttacctataaatgtcagtacccagttatattatgtacatttaggaaaaaatccaggactttcctaaagcaatctactgagctatccagaaccacctctggagggagtctgttccacattttcacagttcttactgtgaagaaacctttccggatttggagatgaaatctcttttcctctagaccaggggtctccaaacttttcaaacaaagggccagttttttgTCCTTGAGACATTATAAGGGACAgcttgtggccagcgggggcagaaaatgtctcgTTCCCAGCACCAGTGAGAATAAGTAGGGCCTCAAGGCTAGTggtcagtaggataaggagtagtgcccctattaggaggaattgtattccatcattggtatcagtggaagaaatagtgcccc
The Rana temporaria chromosome 6, aRanTem1.1, whole genome shotgun sequence DNA segment above includes these coding regions:
- the LOC120942728 gene encoding taste receptor type 2 member 40-like encodes the protein MWLVSDIIRLVLIFFNMVSGLTLNSYIVAVYVREWRRKKGFNVSDRIVLLLALTGIAHQCSFSFEGLNFYFGSHLPHERGLNIYVFVFHIFLMNENLWNTAWLSLYYCLKLVKCSHRIFLQLQRRLSSSITQILIVSFVGLFFISLPLLWTLHLRHKIIKDPSGMNRTLPGIHMDVRYIPLYMVLSSLLPFLLIFLCIGLSVRSLLSHVHQIRHHSSQFSSSPQLEGHLRAVRTMILQVCLCLALYLAICYGLFFTVSTGIIAKIMLFTILLSYPSVQAAISIQGNPKLRNRPPTRDTAMGSK
- the LOC120942729 gene encoding taste receptor type 2 member 40-like, which encodes MWLVSDIIRLVPVFFNLVPGVTLNSYIVAVYVREWRRKKGFNVPDRIVLLLALTGIVYQITFTIEVLKFYFESHSSPGKSLQIYIVVFNIFLMNGNLWNTAWLSLYYCLKLVKCSHRIFLPLQRRLSSSITQILIVSLVGLFFISLPLPWTLHLHYKIIKDPSGMNHTHPVIDMDVRYVPLYMVLGSLLPFLLIFLCIGLSVRSLLSHVHQIRHHSSQFSSSPQLEGHLRAVRTMILQVCLCLALYLTLYDDLLFPIEIGTVAKVVSFTIITCYPSFQAAISIQGNPKLRNRPPTRDTPICST